The following coding sequences are from one Streptomyces sp. NBC_01485 window:
- the pspAB gene encoding PspA-associated protein PspAB — protein sequence MGLLDILLGRTKPVMPDLDQLFALPSAAVTLEAAAGFVPTGQGAVCFATVEGSAFDQTHREVQALLDADTERTGPPVRLLRDGYGYSWLVSQRTPDQLPLLVNDLHAVNSAMEVNGFGPQLLCSLAGFEETGAGVAETGAGGGRRLALVYLYKRGTFYPFAPLPGGGQRRDNPLELQVKAALTNDLRIEQDLSRWFPVWGAPGL from the coding sequence ATGGGGCTGCTGGACATCCTGCTCGGCCGGACGAAGCCGGTCATGCCCGACCTCGATCAGTTGTTCGCACTGCCGTCCGCGGCGGTGACGCTGGAGGCGGCGGCCGGGTTCGTCCCGACCGGGCAGGGTGCCGTGTGCTTCGCGACCGTCGAGGGCTCGGCCTTCGACCAGACCCACCGCGAGGTCCAGGCGCTCCTCGACGCGGACACCGAGCGCACCGGCCCCCCGGTACGGCTCCTGCGCGACGGCTACGGCTACTCCTGGCTGGTCTCGCAACGCACCCCCGACCAACTGCCGCTCCTGGTCAACGACCTGCACGCGGTGAACAGCGCGATGGAGGTCAACGGTTTCGGTCCCCAACTGCTGTGCTCCCTCGCCGGGTTCGAGGAGACGGGGGCGGGAGTGGCGGAGACAGGGGCCGGGGGCGGGCGTCGGCTGGCGCTCGTGTATCTGTACAAAAGGGGTACGTTCTACCCGTTCGCGCCGCTGCCCGGTGGTGGACAGCGGCGCGACAACCCGCTGGAGCTACAGGTGAAGGCCGCCCTGACGAACGACCTACGGATCGAACAGGACCTGAGCCGCTGGTTCCCGGTCTGGGGAGCCCCCGGCCTCTGA
- a CDS encoding arsenate reductase family protein, translating into MEIWINPACSKCRSALTLLDAEGADYTVRRYLEDVPSEDEIRGVLDRLGLEPWDITRTQEADAKELGLKDWARDADTRERWITALAAHPKLIQRPIITADDGTALVARTDEAVRDALSR; encoded by the coding sequence ATGGAGATCTGGATCAACCCCGCCTGTTCCAAGTGCCGCAGCGCCCTCACGCTCCTCGACGCCGAGGGCGCCGACTACACCGTCCGCCGCTACCTGGAGGACGTACCGAGCGAGGACGAGATCAGGGGCGTACTCGACCGTCTCGGCCTGGAACCCTGGGACATCACCCGCACCCAGGAGGCCGACGCCAAGGAACTCGGCCTGAAGGACTGGGCGCGGGACGCGGACACGCGCGAACGCTGGATCACCGCGCTCGCCGCGCACCCCAAGCTCATCCAGCGCCCGATCATCACCGCCGACGACGGCACCGCGCTGGTGGCCCGTACGGACGAGGCCGTACGCGACGCCCTGTCCCGCTAG
- the htpX gene encoding zinc metalloprotease HtpX yields the protein MQSRFRSDRGLTVRMTVTLFLLGFLYVAFVVALIVLLKSWVLVVVLMAVMFVAQFWFSDRIAMFAMRGRVVEREEYPELHAVVDRLCALSDMPKPVVAVSDMDMPNAFATGRNPGHAVVCVTTGLLRRLEPAELEGVLAHELSHVAHKDVAVITVASFLGVIAGLIVRFAFYSQLFGGGRRDQNTAVVFAVIMGVSAAVYALSFLLIRALSRYRELAADRAAAQLTGRPSALASALTKVSGDIARIPTKDLRTAQAFNAFYFTPATGREPGIERYFSTHPSLEQRLEQLGRISAELGEAATPGKAS from the coding sequence ATGCAGAGCCGTTTCCGGAGCGACCGGGGTCTGACCGTGCGGATGACGGTCACCTTGTTCCTGCTCGGATTTCTGTACGTGGCGTTCGTCGTCGCGTTGATCGTGTTGCTGAAGTCGTGGGTGCTGGTCGTCGTGCTCATGGCGGTCATGTTCGTCGCGCAGTTCTGGTTCTCCGACCGGATCGCGATGTTCGCCATGCGCGGGCGGGTCGTGGAGCGGGAGGAGTATCCCGAGCTGCACGCCGTCGTGGACCGGTTGTGCGCCCTGTCCGACATGCCCAAGCCGGTCGTCGCCGTGTCCGATATGGACATGCCCAACGCCTTCGCGACCGGGCGCAATCCCGGTCACGCGGTGGTGTGCGTGACGACGGGGCTGCTGCGGCGGCTGGAGCCGGCCGAGCTGGAGGGCGTGCTCGCGCACGAGCTGTCGCACGTGGCGCACAAGGACGTGGCCGTGATCACGGTCGCGTCGTTCCTGGGCGTGATCGCGGGGCTGATCGTACGGTTCGCGTTCTACTCGCAGCTCTTCGGCGGCGGGCGCCGGGACCAGAACACGGCGGTCGTCTTCGCCGTGATCATGGGTGTCTCGGCGGCCGTCTACGCGCTGAGCTTCCTCCTCATCCGGGCGCTGTCCCGGTACCGGGAGCTGGCGGCGGACCGGGCGGCGGCGCAACTGACCGGCCGCCCCTCGGCGCTGGCCTCCGCGCTGACGAAGGTGTCCGGCGACATCGCCCGCATCCCGACGAAGGACCTGCGGACGGCCCAGGCCTTCAACGCCTTCTACTTCACCCCGGCGACGGGCCGGGAGCCGGGCATCGAACGGTACTTCTCCACCCACCCGAGCCTGGAGCAGCGGCTCGAGCAGCTCGGGCGGATCTCCGCCGAGCTGGGCGAGGCGGCCACTCCTGGAAAGGCAAGCTGA